Proteins co-encoded in one Nicotiana sylvestris chromosome 7, ASM39365v2, whole genome shotgun sequence genomic window:
- the LOC138873648 gene encoding uncharacterized protein translates to MVRDCTRLGKGAPLQTSQPQRAPRSSQAMITALVATSPTHPARGGGRRGITLVCHRDASVLFNTGSTYSYVSYYFAPHLCVSRDTLSSLVYVSTRMGDSLIVDRIYRSCLVALSGFETRVDLLLLSMVDFDIALGMDWLSPHYAILDCHAKTVKLAMPVVPRVEWRSALDHTPSRVISLFEA, encoded by the exons atggtgagggattgcACCAGACTTGGGAAgggtgcacctctacagacttctcagccacagcgtgccccgcggagttctcaggctatgattacagctctagttgctacctCACCTactcatccagctagaggtggaggtcggagag gtattacattggtttgtcacagagatgcatcggttctattcaatacaggatccacttattcttatgtgtcttattattttgctccgcatttgtgTGTTTCTCGGGATactttgagttcccttgtttatgtttctactcgtatgggagattctcttattgtggatcgCATTTAtaggtcgtgtttggttgctcttagtggttttgagaccagagtcgatttattgttgctcagtatggtagactttgatattgccttgggcatggactggttgtcgccccattatgctatccttgattgtcatgccaagactgtgaagCTGGCTATGCCAGTTGtgccgcgtgttgagtggaggagtgctttagatcacactcctagtagagttatttctttatTTGAAGCTTAG